In the Phaseolus vulgaris cultivar G19833 chromosome 7, P. vulgaris v2.0, whole genome shotgun sequence genome, one interval contains:
- the LOC137829222 gene encoding uncharacterized protein, producing MGAKVLVAKSDSLLVTGQVTGEFQAKDPHMAAYREYVQELKRSFALFEVVHVPREQNARADLLAKLANSGKGGRQRTIIQETSKTPRAFVADHQVLQICKSMEGMARSYRSLTQETLRTPRVRAHPVGEVKMMQVCAMHEPDTWITPYQRYMADGVLPLDSTKARKIKKNSSRFTLVDGELYRFGFTHPLLVCVHGEKCTRIIAELHEGICGSHIGG from the coding sequence ATGGGGGCAAAGGTGCTGGTGGCCAAGAGTGATTCGTTATTGGTCACTGGGCAGGTAACTGGCGAGTTTCAGGCCAAAGATCCGCATATGGCGGCTTACCGGGAGTATGTGCAAGAGTTAAAACGGTCTTTTGCTTTGTTTGAAGTGGTACACgtgccaagggagcagaatgcccgagctgacttgctagccaagctcgccaattcgggcaaggggggcaggcagaggaccaTCATACAAGAAACTTCGAAGACACCtcgagcatttgtggcagatcaccaggTTCTTCAAATTTGCAAATCGATGGAAGGGATGGCGAGGAGTTATAGatccttgactcaggagactttgaggacgccgagagttagagcacaTCCAGTGGGAGAGGTAAAGATGATGCAAGTTTGTGCTATGCATGAGCCAGAtacatggataacgccataccagcgctacaTGGCGGATGGCGTGCTCCCACTGGACTCGACGAAAgctagaaagataaagaagaactccagcaggTTCACCCTcgttgatggcgagttgtacaggtttgggtttacacatcCCCTTTTAGTAtgtgtacacggagagaagtgcacgagaattatagctgagctccatgaggggatttgtgggagtcacatcgggggtTGA